DNA sequence from the Pedobacter sp. W3I1 genome:
ACCCTGGTTTCGGGAAAAATCCCGGCTGCCGATTTAAACACTGGCTATTATTATTTAAGTTCTAAATCAACAACACCAGGATCCTGCGAATCTGAATTACAGGAAATTCCGGTATATGTGCTTAAACCTTTGGTGGTTGAGTTTACACCGGCTAACTTCTGTCTTGAAAGTCCTTTGGCCCAGGTTGGCTCAGTTACCAATCCCGAAGATCCAACGATTACATCATTGGCATATCAATGGTATACTGTAACTGGAGCAGTAGAAACGGCAATATCGGGAGCTACAACAAAAGATTATACGCCATCGGCACCAGCTACTGTTGGAACAAAAACGCATAGGTTAAAAGTAGGTTATGTAATTAATGGCAATAAATATTGTCCGCAGTGGGCAGATCATGATGTTACGGTAACGGCTAAACCTGTTAAACCAACCATTACTCCAGGAACCATCACCGGTACGGCAACAGCAGTTACTTTCTAGGCTAAAGTTTCGTTTTTCTGAAGATTGTTGTATAAATGAGGCTAAGGATATACTCCTTCCTGCCATTGGCTTTGGTGTTGTTTTTTATTCAAACAGCAATAGGTCATATTGTGCCCGTCGGACGGCAAACCATTACGATCAGAGAAGGATCGTCGGTGGTTTTGCGTGCAAATTCGATCGGGGCAGCATCGTATATATGGTATAAGGATGATGCGTTGGTAATGGGGCAAAATAAGTCAACACTTATCACTGCAACGGCCGGCATTTATAAAGTGGCTACTGCAAATGAATTTGGTTGTATATCCGATATCTCAGATGAAATAGAGGTTATTGTACTGCCACAGCTTATTGCAGATGTAGCCATAACCAAGCGTTCAGAATCAAAGATTGTGGTCGGCGATCAGGTTTTTGAGTATTATCTAAACGTTAGAAATAATGGCACAGATGATGCCACTCAACTTGTGATTAAAGATGCACTTCCAGATAACCTGTCTTTAGAAAGCCTGACTGAACCAACAGATGGAGTAGCTACCTATGATCAGATAAACCGAACCATTAACTGGAACATTCCTTTACTGGCCAATAGTAAATTTGCAGAATTGGTTATCAAAGTAAAATCTAAACAACCTGGCATGGTGAGCAATACTGCAACTGTATCAGCCACAGAGTTTGATCCCAATCTGGCCAACAATACATCAACAGATAAAAAAGAGATTTCAGGTTTAAGGATACCAAATGTGTTCACGCCCAATGGGGACGGCAAGAACGACACTTTTTATATTGAACACCTGGAATCTTTTGAATCGAACGAGGTAACGATCATAAATCGCTGGGGAAGTACGGTTTATCAATCCGATCACTATCAGAACGACTGGACGGCCCCGGGACTGGCTGATGGAACCTACTTTTATGTAGTTAAAGTTAAAAACGGAACTTCGGCCGGGCAAGATTATAAAGGTTATGTAACCGTAATCCGCTAAATAAAACAAAATACACAGACATGAAAATTTTGAAAAGAATATTTTTTGTTTTGATCATCATTATATCATCAGTTAAGGTTTTTGCGCAACAAGATGCTCAGTTTGGGCAATATGTTTTTAATGGTATGTACATTAATCCTGCATATGCGGGTTATAAGGAAGAGCTTTACCTTCAGGCTTTTGCCAGAGCACAATGGACTGGTATTCGGGGCGCACCACAAACGCTTTCTATATCTGCAGATGAAGCTGTAAATGATGAAAGTCTTGGCATTGGGATGATTGTAACCAAGGATAAAATAGGCGCACAAAACACTTTAAATGCATCTGCAAACTTTGCTTACAGAATAAAACTCGATCGTACAGAAACCAATATCCTAGCTTTCGGTTTAGGGGTAGGTGTAATACAAGCCTCCTTAAACGGCAGTATGTTAGATCCCATTGAACAGGGCGATAACCGGATCCCAACGGGATCAATAAGCCAGATCGTGCCTGATATAAGAGCTGGTATTCATTATTCAAATGAGAAGTTTTTTATAGGTTTTTCGGCAAATAACCTCTTATCAAAAACTTTATCGGTATTTGGCGATTACAATTCACTTAACGTAAAGATTCAGCCGCATTTTTACTTAAGCGCAGGAGTAGCCTTACCCGTAAATGATGATTTTGTTTTTAAACCAACCTTTTTAATTAAAGATGATTTACATGGACCAACTTCATTAGATTTAAATGCCTTTTTACTCGTAAAAGAACGTTTCTGGCTTGGCGCTGTTTATCGCACTTCGGTAAAAATCTACCCTAAAGAGAACCTGCAACGTGGATTAACCAGCAGAGCTGCAGTTGGTTTCATCAGCGAATTATTTATAAGATCTAATCTGCGCATTGGTTATGGCTATGATTACAGCCTCAATAAACTGAGCAATTATGACTATGGCTCGCATGAAATTTCAGTCGGCTATTACATAGAAACCAAAAAGAGCCGAAGACCAAAGTGTTATTTTTAGATATTAATAACAAGATGCGGCACAGGTCGTTTATCAGATCAATACCTTACCATGCAATACCATAATCTTCACCATGGTTACTCGATCCGCCTTGCAAACTATTGTGCTTCCAATCAAAATAAATGGCATTGATAGGCCCACTGGTCCGTTCTGAAAAACTGAGTGTATAACCCATTTTTTTCAGTTCAGTACGCACCTCCTCTTTGGTATTGGTATTTAACAAGATCTGACCTGGCTTTGGTGCCCTGTCGCTCGTCTTAGCACCTCCGAGAGAAAGCCAAAGTTGGTTAGTGTTAAAGTTAGCTGCTTCGGTAGCTTTTTGAACATTCATACCAAACTCTGCCATGTTTAAAAAGAACTGCAGCAAGTTCTGATCCTGGGTATCTCCGCCCTGAACTGCAGCCGATACAAAAGGTTTACCATCTTTGATAAACATTGAGGGCGACAAGGTTACTCTTGGTCGTTTACCAGGTGCAACAACATTGAAGGGGTTTAAGGCAGAATCGAGCACAAAGCTTTGCATGCGCTGACTCATTCCAATACCGGTATTACCAGCAATACAGGCCGGAAGCCAGCCTCCGCTTGGGGTAACTGATACCACCCAACCTGCTTTGTCTGCAGCTTCTATGGACGTTGTTCCGCGCCATAAACGGTCTTCATAAACTTCTTTTGGCGTATGGTTACCCAAGTCGTGTTTCGGCGCAAAGTTCCTTTTGGCTGTATCGGGATTAAGGCCTCTGCTTTTTAACAGATTTAAATAAGGATTTTTCTTACCCTCATATGGGTAAGGATCGCCAGGGCCTATGTTTGCATCATTTTTATCAGCCTGGATAAGTGAGGCCCGTTGTTTTGCATAATCTTTACTTAAAAGGCCGGTCATCGGTTCAGCAGGGTTCTGGTTTGGATCACCATAATAAAAATCACGGTCAGCAAAAGACAGGTTCATTGCCTGGTAAACCGTATGAATATATTTTGAGCTATTGTAGCCCATTGCTTTGAGATCAAAATTCTCTAATATATTCAAAGCTTGCAGTAAAACCGGTCCCTGTGTCCACTGTTTTAATTTATACACTTTAATGCCTTTATAATCGGTGCTTAGTGCTTCTTCTTCAACTGGTTTCCATTTAGCAAGGTCATCCATGGTAATTAAACCTCCTTGTTCTTTACTTCCGCGAACAAATTCTTGCCCGATATCTCCTTTATAAAAACGATCATAAGCGGCCATTAAGGCCTCTTGTCTGGAACTGCCTTTCTTCAGTGCCGCTTGTTCTGCTTCAACCATTTTGGTTAGGGTGGCCAACAAATCTTTTTGAATAAAAACCTCGCCTGCTTCCGGTGCTTCACGTTTTTCGCCCAAATGTGGCAACAGCACTTTTTTACTGTAAGGCCAGGTTTTAATCAATTCTTTATCGCGCTCCATACTGTTCGCCGCCTGTGCTTCTATGGCATAACCTGCAGCCATATGCATGGCAGGTGCCAGAACCTGCCCCAGGCTCATGCTGCCGTATTTACTTAGCATGTAGATCAGTCCGCCGGGTGTACCTGGTGTAGTTGCGGCCAAAGGGCCATATTCTGGTGGAAAGTTATAACCTTTAGCTTTAAAAAAAGCTACGGTTGCTCCTGTTGGGGCAACACCCATCGCATTAATGGCAATCACCTTTTTTGTATTCGGGTTATAGATCAGCGCCTGCGTTTCGCCTCCCCAGCTCAGGGTATCCCACATGGTGCAGGTGGCAGCCAACATGGCACATGCCGCATCAACCGCATTTCCACCCTGCTGAAAGATCATCGACCCAGCTGTTGCTGCCATCGGCTTTCCGGTAATGGCCATCCAACTGTTGCCATAGAGCATCGGCTTTTGCGTTTGCTGCGCAAATAAAGGCCGAAGTAAAAGTGATAATATTAGAAACAAGGCTAATTTTTTCATAGCTCCAATATAGCTAAAATATGTACCATAGCCATGTTACACTAACACAGCATCCCTTAATTCAGGGTAATAAAACAAGCTTGTTACAAAATTAAGCACCACCAGAACAGCTAACCATAGCATATAAATATTTCTTAGCAAAATTTGGTCATTCATCTATCAAGAATAAGCTAAACCCTGTCCTTATTTCTTTTTCTTGGGTTTGGGTTCAGGCAGTTCGGCTACAGTTATGCTTACGAGTTTTTTTAGCCACTCGCGATCTTCCAATTGTTCTTCAATTAGAAACTGATTTTTTGCGCCTGGATAAGGAGATGCCTCCACAACATCTTTTATGTACGCTCTTCCAGATAAAGTAGGCTTAATAAAAAGTTTATTATCGCACACAAGGGCAAACAACTTATCCTCAAAATACAAGCCGTATTCACCAAACATCTTTTTATAGGTAACCTGCCCTGAATAATCAATCTGATCGATGATAAAGTCTACGAATTTCTGGTCTGATGCCATTTATAAATTGATTTAATATGAACTTTAGAATATGAATAAGGTTAAATGAATAATTGAAAAGAAGGTCTTTGGCTATTTTAAGATTAAATTTCGCCCGCATCAAGCTAAGATAAGTACAATCATCCAATTATATTAAGTATACAGCCACCCTTAATAATAGGGTTATTATCTTTCTTTTAATTCTGGTTTGCAATAATGGGCATAATCACTAAATTTGCCGCCCAACGAACAATGAATGGTTAAAGCACATGTTGTTCTAAAAGGTAAAAAAGAATAAAATGGAAGAAAACGATTTTGTTTCTATTTGGCTGGAAGAAACCGGGAATCCTGCAATTGAGAGACTAGCGCAGTTAAACCTCGAAGTTGCCAATAAAACTACAGCAGTACTTGCAGAAAAGGGTTCGACAGAAAACGATCTTGCTTCTATATTGGATATTAATCCTGATGAAATCAAAAGATGGTTAACAGGCAGGCATGTTTTCAGTATTAAAACCATTAACGAAATCGTTGTTGCATTGACTGAAATTGCGGCCAAGAACACCAGACAGCAAGCTGAATTTCAATAAATTAAGTAATTACATTTGTCGTCTTCATTTGAGGCAGGTTTAAACCAATACCATCTTCTTTGAGTTTAATATATGATGACACAATGCTCAGCATTATTTCGTGATAACGATTTGTAGTTCCATTATCGGTGCTTACCGAAACAATGTTTGCGTTTTCATCCCTGACCTGGGTATAAACAATATTAAAAGCGGTTGTTAAGAGCCATTCAGGAAGTTTTTCAGCACTCAACGTTATCTTACAGCTTACCAAATAAACGCCTGGCTTTTCCTCTTCCATTTTATAAACCAAGGGTAATTCTATAATACCAAAATCGGGTAGATCAACCAATACGTTTATCGTTTTTAACATATATTTCTTTCCTCTCACCACTGCTATTATGATCTGGGTTATTGCCCTTTATATCAGTTATGGTATAGCGAAGTTGTTAAAAAAAGCAGGCCTTTAACTGGATTCAGGTGTATTTATTTGCGTAAACGTTTAAGTAGGAAAGTCAATTAACAACACGTTAGCGCGTAGCAAGGCCTGGCTCATGAACGTACAGCCTGACCGTTTAAATTCTTTACTTCTCTATTGTAGTTTCGCTAAAGTTAACCGATTTAAGGTTACCAACATTCTTTTGCTCCAGTGCTTTTCCTGCATACCCAGGTTTATTTGCACCCCACACCACATTGCTGTTAAGCAGGCTGATGTATCCCGTATTTTCAAAATAGAACCCTGCAATTGCACTTTTAACAAGCCCTTCTACATTGCTTGGTCTACGGTCGTATACGCCACCTTCTTCTTTTGTTGTTTTATCGAGATAAACACTAACCTGATCAAAATAGATCTCTGAAATTTTATCGGGACTCTCGCCGCTGATGTACACGCCACTTTCTCCGGTACATCGGATATTACTGAAATAAATATTTTTAACTGCCCCAACCTTGCCCTTGGTTTGTCCTTTCGGTAAACGCCAGCCTGCGTCTTTATTGTTGCTGGTTGCTCTTGGGTAAGCAGTAATATAAATCGGCTCTGCCTTGCCCCACCATACATCTGAAAAAAGTTTCGATTCAATAAACAGGTTGGAGAAAATTACATTGTTTACCGTACCCTCATCACGGTTTTGAATACCAATGCCTCGGTTGCTTTTCCTGATATTACAATTATTGATGAGTACATTACTAATCCGGTCCATATTTTCAGAGCCTATTTTGATGGCGCAAGAGCTGGAAGTCATGGTACAGTTACTGATCACAATGTTTTCGCAGGCACCATATTCTTCAAACTCCCGCCTGTTTTTTAAGCAAATACAGTCATCACCCGATTCGATAAAACAATTGGTAATTCTCACATTTTTACTATGGTCCAGATCAATGCCATCACTATTACGGATCTTTATACTGTTCAGTAAGGTTATATTCGATATCGATACATCATTACAGCCCACTAAATGAACCGTCCAGTAAGCTGAGTTCTGAAAAGTTACCCCATCTATATTCAGTTTATTACAACCAATCAAAGTAAGCAAATGCGGTCGCGGATCTACAATATTAAAAGGTTTTAATACATATGAATCGCTAAGCTCCTCCCCCATAAATGAAATCCCATTCCCATCAATCACACCTGTTCCGCTAATGCTTACCTGTTCAAGCTTTTCTCCGCCAATCCAGATGGTACCTTCGCCTTTATTTTCTCTAAAGGCACTTTGAGTATACAGTTTTTCATCAGGACTGGCCAGGAGTTTAGCGCCACCTTCCACCCTTAAATTAACGAACGATTTTAAGTTAAAAGGACCGGCTAAAAATATGTGTCCGGCGGGTATAATGACCTGTCCGCCACCAGCCTTTGAGCAGGCATCAATTGCTTTTTGGATCGGAATGGCATCATTGGTTTTGCCATCGCCAACCGCACCATAGTTTTTAATATTATATAACTTATTTTGAGCCAGCGCGCCGAAAGAAATCAGCAGTGCAAAAAAGAGTAAGATTTTGGTCTTCATTTTCAATTCGTTAGGAATAAATACATCAGGTCATTTTAGGCAAAGATTCGTTTACCAAAAAACGATATAAAGTGCTGCAAGAATACCACAGATAATAACCGAGGCAATGGTAAATGCCGGAGTAACCTTAAACATGCTGCTGTCAATTTCAAGTCCCTGCGGGTTATCTTTACTTTTCGGATCGGTTAACGTTACCAGAACCATTAAACCAATTATAATCAGAAATACCCACGACATTCTGTTTAAGAAAGGAATCGGTTCGATAGCTCCGCTGGTTATAGCAGGCAGGAATTTAAAAAAAGTAGATAACGGAATGGTTAATAAAGAAGCGGTAAGTGCTGCACGCGAAGTGGTTTTCTTCCAGAAAAAGCCCAGTAAAAAGATAGCAAAAACACCCGGCGAAATAAAGCCAACATATTCCTGAATAAACTGATAAACCTGATCGAAACTCCGCAATGCAGGAGCAATAACGATAGCAATTAAAGATGCAATAACTACAGACCAGCGACCAACCGAAACCAGTCTTGTTTCTGAAGCTTCGGGTTTGATAAACTTTTTGTAAATATCAAGCGTAAAAATGGTGGCTATGCTATTACATTTCCCGGCGAGGGAGGCTACAATAGCAGCAGTGAGCGCAGCAAAAGCCAGTCCTTTTATTCCTGCGGGCAATAAATTCATTAGTACCGGATAAGCATGATCGGGTTTAACTGTTCCGGCTGCATCGAGCATTTCGGAATGGAAATAACCGCGTTGATAAAGTACATAGGCCGCAATACCCGGAATAACAACAATTACCGGAATGAGTAATTTCAAAAACGCGGCAAATATTAATCCGTTACGCCCGGTTTTTAAATCGGCCCCCAAAGCCCTTTGAACAATATACTGATTACAGCCCCAATAATTTAAATTATTGATCCACAAACCACCTACCAGTACTGCAATACCGGGCAGTTCATGATAAAATTTATCTCCTTTCGAAAATATCATATGAAAATGATCAGATGCTTCGCTGCGCAGTAAAGGAAGCGAGGCCAAAACACTGGGTGCATCTAATTTTTCGGACACAAGTTTAAGTGCCATATAACAGGTAATCAGGCCCCCTGCCACTAAAACAAAAACCTGTATTACATCGGTATAACCTATTACCTTCATTCCGCCCAGGGTGATAATGGCAGAAAAAATGGCCAGAAAAATGATACATATATTAAAAGGAATGCCCGTAATCGTTTCAATAGCAATGGCACCAAGAAAGAAAATAGAAGTTAAGTTTACAAATACATAAACAAGTAACCAAAAAACAGCCATTAGTGTACTTACCGTATTATTATAACGGTTAGATAGAAACTGTGGCATGGTGTAAATTTTGTTCTTAATGTAAATGGGCAGAAAGAATATGGCCACAATAATTAGCGTTGCGGCAGCCATCCATTCGTAACTGGCAATGGCAAGACCCATGGCAAAACCCGAACCCGACATACCAATAAAATGTTCGGCAGAAATATTAGAAGCAATGATAGATGCACCAATTGCCCACCAGGTGAGCGAGCCTTCTGCCAGAAAATAATCCTTGGTATCGGTACGTTTCTTTTTCTTGCTCCGATAAACCCAATAGCCATATGCCGAAACAATAATAAAATACATCAAAAAAACGGCATAATCGAATGCTGACAGATGGTTCATAGAGATTTTTAATATTTGGTTTTTTTAAAAGTCAGAAAAAATCCCAATGTTGAAGGTTTAATTCGATTATTTAATTACGTAAACGTTTTCGGGTTGCAACAGCATTCCAAAATTTGCATCCGCTAGCAACTTGTTGATTCTCGCTTAATCAATACTGATTTCAGTACAATATTCTGCTCATCATCAAGTTGTTTGTTGTTAAGGATTTTGAAGAGGCATTTCGCTGCTTCACGCCCAATTTCGAAGGCCGGCTGTGAGATTGTAGTAAGTGAAGGGTTCAAAAGTTTTGCTGTACTCAGGTTAGAAAAACTGAGTATTTTAACATCATCCGGAATTTTTAAATTCAATTCCTTGCAGGCACAATAAGCAGGAATAATAAATTCTTCGATAGAAGAAAAAAGTGCATCCGGTTTATACTTTCCAAGCAATGCCTTTATGTTTTGCAAGTTGAGTTCTTCATCATCCTGATATTTTACACCAAGCTGCTCCTTAGCAGCTATCCCATGCGCTTTCAGTGCATCGAGATAACCCGCAAACCTGGCTTTACCTGCCGGAAGATTTTCGAGTCCGTATAAATAAGCAATTTTGGTACAGCCACATTCAATTAAATGTTCGGTTGCCTGAAAAGCAATTTCATAATCATCAGTAGTTACCTTAACCGCATCCAGGTTTTCATACACACGATCGAAAAACACCAATGGGATTTTCTTAACCAGATTGGCATAATATTCACTATTATATTCGCTGCTCGATACAGAAGTAAGAATACCATCTACCCGCCCGTTTAATAAACTGTTGGTAAAAGCTACTTCTGTTTCTATATTTTCGTGTGTTTGATAAATGAGCACATGGTAACCATACTGCCGGGCAATTTCTTCAATTCCCTTTATAGATAATGAGAAAAAATTATTGGCTACACAGGGTATAACTACGGCAATAGTTTTGGTTTTGTGGCTCCGGAGGTTACTGGCAGCCGGATTTGGTGTATAATTCAGTTCCTTAGCTAAGGCCCATACCCTGTTCTTTGTTTTTAAACTGATTTCATAGCTGTCGTTGAGCGCCTTAGAAACGGTTGCTATTGAAATATTCAACTCTTGAGCCAACCGCTTAATATTAACTGCTTCCGCCATGTCTTTAAAAATTTGTTTGTTAGTTTTTTTGAGGTTTACCTGGCTTACCGCCGGGAATTGCGACAGGCCAGACTTTTCCTCTTCTTCACCAGCATCTATATCAAAAACAGCAGCTTTTTGGCTATATGGATAAGGCCAGGTGAAGTTGATGTTCAAAACATTTATTTGGTTAAGCAACCTGATATCTTTTTTTCGACTATAAAAAAGTATCCGGACGCAAACGAAAATATGAAATAATCGTAATATCGACGTTTATTTTTTTTCTTTTGCTAATTTCTCTAACAAACACTCAGGCAGAAGGGCATCTATTAGATCAAAAACCAGTTGAAACCATTTAAATTTAAACATTTTAATCCATATTTCGCAATCCGAAACAAGGGTTTACGTAATCGTTTAAGTAAATAAAATTGGCGAAACATAAAAGTTTAAGTTTTCAAAAACTCAACTTTAACCTATAAAACCAAAGAAAATTTTTCAACCAAGTCAATTTCTAGCCTTATGAGAAACCAAAGCGCAGCTTCGAAGGACGATCAAAATCCGTTGCAAAATCTTGATCAATGGGAAGAGGATATCTTAATCCGCTATCCTGATCCCAAAAACATCAATGCTGAAAAAAAAGAAGAGCAGTTCAGAAATTACGATGAAACCGAAAAGGACAGCGTAAAAGAATTTTACCGATTAAACCATACTTACCAAACATACGATTTCGTAAAACAGAAAAAAGCAGATTATTTAAAGTTCGACAAACAAGAGATGCCGATCTGGAGTGCGTTTGATTTTTTGAATAAGCTCGTGGATGATTCTGATCCTGATACCGATTTAGACCAAATGCAGCATTTATTGCAAACATCAGAAGCCATCCGTAACGATGGTCACCCCGATTGGATGGTGTTGGTAGGTTTAATTCACGATATGGGTAAGGTACTTTGTTTATTCGGAGAGCCACAGTGGGCCGTAGTGGGCGATACCTTCCCTGTGGGTTGTGCTTATTCAGATAAAATTGTTTATCCGGAATTTTTCAGCCAAAACCCCGATTTTAATAACGAAATCTATCAAACTAAACTAGGCGTTTACACCCAAAATTGCGGTTTGGATCATGTAGACATGTCGTGGGGACATGATGAATATGTGTACCACATGATGAAACCCTATATTCCGGAGCCGGGCTTATACATGCTCCGCTACCATTCTTTTTATTCGCAGCACAGGGAAAATGCATACGACCACCTGATGAGTGAAAAGGACCATGAAATGTTTAAATGGGTAAACCTGTTTAATCCTTATGACTTGTATTCTAAAAACCCCAATCAGAAAAGCTGGGCCGAACTAGAGCCTTATTACAAAGCGCTTGTGGCCAAATATTTACCAGCTACCATTAAATTTTAACATTCTATCTCCAAACAATAACCAAATAAAACAACCAATTTATGAACCTAAATCTACAAAAATCATGAGATTTAAATGTACAAGCTTAAAGTATGGCAGCATCTTTTTGCTGCTTTTACTCATCAGCCAGTCGTTCAACACCGCCTTTGCGCAGGATGAACGAAAAATTACCGGAAATTTAACAGATACCGAAAACATGCCCGTTATAGGCGCTTCAGTTTTGGTAAAGGGCACCAACAAAGTAACGGTTACCGGAGATAAGGGTGCTTTTAGCATCTCTGCCAAAAACGGCGACAAACTCGTATTTACTTTTATGGGCTATGAGGCGAAAGAAATTACCATTGGTACGGCTTCGAGTTATAAAGTAACCATAAAAGAAGCCAATACCTCACTTACAGATGTAGTTGTGGTAGGCTATGGTAAAGGTTCGCGCAAGGGCTTATCAAGTGCCATTACTTCAGTAAAACCTGAAGAATTAAATAAAGGCGCTATTGCCGATGTTGGTCAGTTGCTACAGGGTAAAGTTCCGGGGCTGAATATTAGCGCCAGTGGCGATCCAAACAAACCTGCGGCAGTAATTTTACGTGGTGCATCTACCATTAATAGTCCGGGAGCACCTTTTTATGTGATAGATGGTATTCCTGGAGCCGATATTGCAGCGATAGCACCAGCCGATATTGCATCAATTGATGTATTAAAAGATGCCGCAGCAACTGCTATTTATGGTAACCGTGCAGCAAGTGGTGTAATTATAGTAACAACTAAACGTGGTAAATCGGGCAAGCCACAGTTAAGCTACAGTGGTTATGTAGCTGCCGAAAAAGTAAGTAATCAGCTTGATTTAATGGATGCCGATCAATTAAGAGCTTACCTTACTGCTAACAAGGTGAGTTTTTCGCCAAATGATGATAAAGGCGAAAATGTAAATTGGATGAAAGCCATTGAGCGTTCTACTGCATATTCGCAAAACCATAACCTTTCATTTAGCGGAGGCACCGATCACAGCAACTATAGCGCCAGTTTA
Encoded proteins:
- a CDS encoding gliding motility-associated C-terminal domain-containing protein, with the translated sequence MRLRIYSFLPLALVLFFIQTAIGHIVPVGRQTITIREGSSVVLRANSIGAASYIWYKDDALVMGQNKSTLITATAGIYKVATANEFGCISDISDEIEVIVLPQLIADVAITKRSESKIVVGDQVFEYYLNVRNNGTDDATQLVIKDALPDNLSLESLTEPTDGVATYDQINRTINWNIPLLANSKFAELVIKVKSKQPGMVSNTATVSATEFDPNLANNTSTDKKEISGLRIPNVFTPNGDGKNDTFYIEHLESFESNEVTIINRWGSTVYQSDHYQNDWTAPGLADGTYFYVVKVKNGTSAGQDYKGYVTVIR
- a CDS encoding type IX secretion system membrane protein PorP/SprF, whose protein sequence is MKILKRIFFVLIIIISSVKVFAQQDAQFGQYVFNGMYINPAYAGYKEELYLQAFARAQWTGIRGAPQTLSISADEAVNDESLGIGMIVTKDKIGAQNTLNASANFAYRIKLDRTETNILAFGLGVGVIQASLNGSMLDPIEQGDNRIPTGSISQIVPDIRAGIHYSNEKFFIGFSANNLLSKTLSVFGDYNSLNVKIQPHFYLSAGVALPVNDDFVFKPTFLIKDDLHGPTSLDLNAFLLVKERFWLGAVYRTSVKIYPKENLQRGLTSRAAVGFISELFIRSNLRIGYGYDYSLNKLSNYDYGSHEISVGYYIETKKSRRPKCYF
- a CDS encoding gamma-glutamyltransferase family protein — protein: MKKLALFLILSLLLRPLFAQQTQKPMLYGNSWMAITGKPMAATAGSMIFQQGGNAVDAACAMLAATCTMWDTLSWGGETQALIYNPNTKKVIAINAMGVAPTGATVAFFKAKGYNFPPEYGPLAATTPGTPGGLIYMLSKYGSMSLGQVLAPAMHMAAGYAIEAQAANSMERDKELIKTWPYSKKVLLPHLGEKREAPEAGEVFIQKDLLATLTKMVEAEQAALKKGSSRQEALMAAYDRFYKGDIGQEFVRGSKEQGGLITMDDLAKWKPVEEEALSTDYKGIKVYKLKQWTQGPVLLQALNILENFDLKAMGYNSSKYIHTVYQAMNLSFADRDFYYGDPNQNPAEPMTGLLSKDYAKQRASLIQADKNDANIGPGDPYPYEGKKNPYLNLLKSRGLNPDTAKRNFAPKHDLGNHTPKEVYEDRLWRGTTSIEAADKAGWVVSVTPSGGWLPACIAGNTGIGMSQRMQSFVLDSALNPFNVVAPGKRPRVTLSPSMFIKDGKPFVSAAVQGGDTQDQNLLQFFLNMAEFGMNVQKATEAANFNTNQLWLSLGGAKTSDRAPKPGQILLNTNTKEEVRTELKKMGYTLSFSERTSGPINAIYFDWKHNSLQGGSSNHGEDYGIAW
- a CDS encoding TfoX/Sxy family protein, with product MASDQKFVDFIIDQIDYSGQVTYKKMFGEYGLYFEDKLFALVCDNKLFIKPTLSGRAYIKDVVEASPYPGAKNQFLIEEQLEDREWLKKLVSITVAELPEPKPKKKK
- a CDS encoding glycoside hydrolase family 28 protein, with the protein product MKTKILLFFALLISFGALAQNKLYNIKNYGAVGDGKTNDAIPIQKAIDACSKAGGGQVIIPAGHIFLAGPFNLKSFVNLRVEGGAKLLASPDEKLYTQSAFRENKGEGTIWIGGEKLEQVSISGTGVIDGNGISFMGEELSDSYVLKPFNIVDPRPHLLTLIGCNKLNIDGVTFQNSAYWTVHLVGCNDVSISNITLLNSIKIRNSDGIDLDHSKNVRITNCFIESGDDCICLKNRREFEEYGACENIVISNCTMTSSSCAIKIGSENMDRISNVLINNCNIRKSNRGIGIQNRDEGTVNNVIFSNLFIESKLFSDVWWGKAEPIYITAYPRATSNNKDAGWRLPKGQTKGKVGAVKNIYFSNIRCTGESGVYISGESPDKISEIYFDQVSVYLDKTTKEEGGVYDRRPSNVEGLVKSAIAGFYFENTGYISLLNSNVVWGANKPGYAGKALEQKNVGNLKSVNFSETTIEK
- a CDS encoding sodium/sugar symporter, giving the protein MNHLSAFDYAVFLMYFIIVSAYGYWVYRSKKKKRTDTKDYFLAEGSLTWWAIGASIIASNISAEHFIGMSGSGFAMGLAIASYEWMAAATLIIVAIFFLPIYIKNKIYTMPQFLSNRYNNTVSTLMAVFWLLVYVFVNLTSIFFLGAIAIETITGIPFNICIIFLAIFSAIITLGGMKVIGYTDVIQVFVLVAGGLITCYMALKLVSEKLDAPSVLASLPLLRSEASDHFHMIFSKGDKFYHELPGIAVLVGGLWINNLNYWGCNQYIVQRALGADLKTGRNGLIFAAFLKLLIPVIVVIPGIAAYVLYQRGYFHSEMLDAAGTVKPDHAYPVLMNLLPAGIKGLAFAALTAAIVASLAGKCNSIATIFTLDIYKKFIKPEASETRLVSVGRWSVVIASLIAIVIAPALRSFDQVYQFIQEYVGFISPGVFAIFLLGFFWKKTTSRAALTASLLTIPLSTFFKFLPAITSGAIEPIPFLNRMSWVFLIIIGLMVLVTLTDPKSKDNPQGLEIDSSMFKVTPAFTIASVIICGILAALYIVFW
- a CDS encoding LacI family DNA-binding transcriptional regulator, which translates into the protein MNINFTWPYPYSQKAAVFDIDAGEEEEKSGLSQFPAVSQVNLKKTNKQIFKDMAEAVNIKRLAQELNISIATVSKALNDSYEISLKTKNRVWALAKELNYTPNPAASNLRSHKTKTIAVVIPCVANNFFSLSIKGIEEIARQYGYHVLIYQTHENIETEVAFTNSLLNGRVDGILTSVSSSEYNSEYYANLVKKIPLVFFDRVYENLDAVKVTTDDYEIAFQATEHLIECGCTKIAYLYGLENLPAGKARFAGYLDALKAHGIAAKEQLGVKYQDDEELNLQNIKALLGKYKPDALFSSIEEFIIPAYCACKELNLKIPDDVKILSFSNLSTAKLLNPSLTTISQPAFEIGREAAKCLFKILNNKQLDDEQNIVLKSVLIKRESTSC